The following proteins are co-located in the Williamwhitmania taraxaci genome:
- a CDS encoding DNA/RNA non-specific endonuclease, which yields MWKKIIAGSALLLFISVVQNNLFSQEVSVNKTVTRATAVSESFDSGVKNYYAAGTIAGTAGSWYVEEGLLGYSPRDQKVGAKAVRLRDAGILRMAFDFADGIDVVTISHGAFGTDAAGKWELYSSINAGADWVKVGSTITTTAIMGSSAISVNIAGNVRLEIRKVDGTESRIDFDEISVTSYVPPVDPGDTTPSREDNMALGNPSGAAHDETIPNNYLMVKNEYALSYNRDKGTANWTSWHLSSAWVGATDRTDKFTGDLTLPTGWFVVGDGDYSGSGFDRGHLCPSGDRTFSIPENESTFLMTNMMPQAPYNNQQPWRLLEDYCRTLASAGNELYIIAGPAGQGGIGSNGGITNTLVGGKVVVPAYTWKIILVIPNGQNDVARIRPNTRVIAIWMPNTHTGLTTAWGNWRTSVDFIESQTGFDFLSEVPVAVQAVIEAAVDNGAVK from the coding sequence ATGTGGAAAAAAATCATTGCTGGAAGCGCATTACTCCTGTTTATTTCAGTAGTTCAGAATAACCTCTTCTCTCAGGAAGTCTCAGTAAATAAGACCGTAACTAGAGCAACTGCTGTAAGCGAGTCGTTTGATTCTGGCGTAAAGAATTACTACGCTGCGGGAACCATTGCAGGAACCGCTGGGAGTTGGTATGTGGAGGAGGGATTGCTTGGCTATTCTCCTCGCGACCAAAAAGTGGGTGCAAAGGCAGTTCGCCTAAGAGATGCCGGAATTTTACGCATGGCTTTCGATTTTGCCGATGGAATTGACGTGGTAACCATTTCGCATGGTGCATTTGGAACAGATGCTGCTGGAAAGTGGGAACTTTATTCCTCCATAAATGCAGGTGCCGATTGGGTAAAGGTCGGATCGACCATCACCACCACAGCAATAATGGGTAGCTCCGCTATCTCGGTAAATATTGCCGGGAATGTGCGCCTCGAAATACGAAAGGTTGATGGAACTGAATCCCGAATTGATTTCGATGAAATTTCAGTAACATCCTATGTTCCTCCAGTAGACCCTGGTGATACCACTCCTTCGCGAGAAGATAATATGGCATTAGGAAATCCGAGTGGGGCAGCTCACGATGAGACAATCCCTAACAACTACCTAATGGTGAAGAATGAATATGCTCTTTCGTATAATCGTGATAAGGGCACTGCAAACTGGACTAGCTGGCATTTAAGTTCAGCATGGGTAGGCGCAACGGATCGTACCGATAAATTTACAGGAGATTTGACGTTACCCACCGGTTGGTTTGTTGTTGGGGATGGCGATTATTCTGGTTCCGGCTTTGATCGGGGTCACCTATGTCCCTCTGGAGATAGGACCTTTAGTATACCCGAAAATGAATCTACATTTCTAATGACCAATATGATGCCTCAGGCACCTTACAACAATCAGCAACCTTGGCGTTTGCTCGAAGATTATTGCCGTACTTTGGCTAGTGCTGGTAATGAACTTTATATTATTGCTGGGCCTGCAGGACAGGGTGGAATTGGAAGTAACGGTGGCATTACAAATACACTAGTCGGAGGAAAAGTTGTAGTTCCTGCATATACATGGAAAATAATTTTGGTAATTCCTAATGGACAGAATGATGTGGCTCGAATTCGGCCAAATACACGAGTTATTGCTATTTGGATGCCAAACACCCATACCGGACTTACAACCGCCTGGGGTAATTGGCGTACTTCTGTCGACTTTATCGAAAGCCAAACCGGATTCGACTTTCTTTCGGAAGTGCCAGTGGCTGTTCAGGCTGTGATTGAAGCAGCGGTCGATAATGGTGCTGTGAAGTAA